One genomic segment of Chitinophaga sancti includes these proteins:
- a CDS encoding amidohydrolase/deacetylase family metallohydrolase: MRFLIFLMLAGSALHAQQYSLLIKNGHVIDPRNHIDAVMDIALREDTIAKVAPHIDATRAATIIDAKGMYVTPGLIDIHTHNFIGTTPNRYLNNSYSAVAPDGFTFRCGVTTVVDAGSSGWRSFETFLDQTIRHSQTRVLAFLNIVGGGMRGGPYEQDTNDMDAKMTALTIRQYKKYLVGIKVAHFEGAEWTPVDRAVQAGEMTGTPVMIDFGGSNPPLPLNELFEKHLRPGDIFTHVYANVKGRMPIVDENGKVPDYIWAARKKGILFDVGHGGTSFSYKIAMPAMKAGFLPNTISTDIHTGSMNAAMKDLLNVMSKTMAMGMSFNALIKATTDDAAKAIRHEELGALSENTVADIAILRLEKGQFGYADPMGVKLEGKERIACEVTIRAGKVVYDLNGLADSISVQTEN, translated from the coding sequence ATGAGGTTTTTAATATTTCTCATGCTGGCTGGGAGTGCTTTGCATGCACAACAATACAGCCTCCTCATAAAAAACGGGCACGTCATTGACCCGCGCAATCATATTGATGCAGTCATGGATATTGCACTCAGAGAAGATACCATCGCAAAGGTAGCACCACACATCGATGCTACAAGAGCCGCCACCATCATAGATGCAAAAGGAATGTACGTGACGCCGGGGCTTATTGATATTCACACACATAATTTCATTGGTACCACGCCTAACAGGTATTTAAATAATAGTTACAGTGCCGTAGCACCAGATGGCTTTACTTTCCGTTGCGGTGTGACGACTGTAGTAGATGCTGGTAGCTCGGGATGGCGCAGCTTTGAAACGTTTTTGGATCAGACCATCCGCCATTCGCAAACGAGGGTATTGGCATTTCTGAATATTGTAGGTGGTGGTATGCGTGGTGGGCCTTATGAACAGGATACGAATGATATGGATGCAAAGATGACAGCACTGACCATCCGCCAGTATAAGAAATATTTAGTAGGGATCAAGGTGGCACACTTTGAAGGTGCAGAATGGACACCCGTAGATAGAGCGGTACAGGCAGGAGAGATGACGGGAACCCCGGTGATGATTGACTTTGGAGGTAGTAATCCACCTTTGCCTCTCAATGAATTGTTTGAAAAACACCTGCGCCCCGGCGATATCTTTACCCATGTATATGCCAATGTAAAAGGACGTATGCCTATCGTAGATGAAAATGGAAAAGTACCTGATTACATCTGGGCTGCGCGTAAAAAAGGCATCCTCTTCGATGTGGGGCATGGTGGCACCAGCTTTTCCTACAAGATCGCTATGCCGGCTATGAAAGCGGGATTCCTGCCTAATACGATCAGTACGGATATTCACACAGGCAGTATGAATGCTGCCATGAAAGACCTGCTGAATGTGATGTCGAAAACCATGGCAATGGGCATGAGTTTTAATGCCCTGATCAAAGCTACTACAGATGATGCTGCAAAAGCCATTCGTCATGAAGAACTGGGTGCTCTTTCAGAAAACACCGTGGCGGACATTGCTATATTAAGATTAGAGAAAGGACAGTTTGGCTATGCAGATCCTATGGGTGTAAAACTGGAAGGGAAAGAAAGGATCGCCTGCGAAGTCACCATCCGTGCGGGTAAGGTCGTGTATGACCTGAATGGTCTGGCAGATAGTATCTCAGTACAAACCGAAAATTAA
- a CDS encoding RraA family protein, which yields MKLFFLIPLCLLLNSVAAQTISKEELIFLTADWKGERFPDGRPRIPDAVIALAKEVGLDDVWTILEGEGYHCQFEGGFKMIHPDSVMAGRAVTAMFIPARPDIEAHLKERGQQKGWKGNSNSWPIQQLTKGDVYVADGFGKIADGTLIGSTLGNAIYARSGNGVVFNASARDLDGLEEIPGFNALVRDWDPSFLKNVMLSGMNVPIRIGKAVVLPGDLVLTSKEGVIFVPAHLAEKVIAIAAFIQVKDAFSFEMLKTGKYTPGELDNNWTDAIRQAFLEWQHKQAGKAPMTRQELDKMLEKRTW from the coding sequence ATGAAACTGTTTTTTTTGATTCCACTCTGTCTGCTGCTGAATAGCGTTGCCGCGCAGACAATATCTAAAGAGGAACTGATATTTTTAACGGCCGACTGGAAAGGAGAACGCTTTCCGGACGGCCGTCCCCGTATTCCTGATGCAGTGATTGCACTGGCCAAAGAGGTAGGGTTGGATGATGTATGGACGATATTGGAAGGAGAGGGATACCATTGCCAGTTTGAAGGTGGATTTAAAATGATCCATCCGGATAGCGTGATGGCAGGTAGAGCGGTCACGGCCATGTTTATTCCGGCCAGACCGGATATAGAAGCACATCTGAAAGAACGCGGACAACAAAAAGGCTGGAAAGGCAATAGTAATTCATGGCCCATCCAACAATTGACGAAAGGGGATGTATATGTGGCGGATGGATTCGGTAAAATTGCAGATGGTACATTGATCGGTTCTACACTAGGAAATGCCATCTATGCCCGCTCTGGCAATGGTGTAGTCTTCAATGCATCGGCCCGTGACCTGGATGGGCTGGAAGAGATCCCGGGTTTTAATGCGCTGGTGAGAGACTGGGATCCATCCTTTTTGAAAAACGTAATGTTGTCTGGTATGAATGTACCTATTCGTATAGGAAAGGCTGTTGTACTGCCGGGTGACTTGGTACTAACTTCCAAAGAAGGCGTTATTTTCGTACCTGCGCATCTCGCAGAAAAAGTAATTGCTATCGCTGCCTTTATACAGGTCAAAGATGCATTTAGTTTTGAGATGCTGAAGACTGGAAAATATACTCCCGGAGAACTGGACAATAACTGGACAGATGCTATCAGGCAGGCTTTTCTGGAATGGCAGCATAAGCAGGCGGGTAAAGCACCTATGACCAGGCAGGAGCTGGACAAAATGTTAGAAAAACGAACCTGGTAA
- a CDS encoding bile acid:sodium symporter family protein → MYTLMIFAAVTTSLYYPQYFTHVGDYDLAKLITPLLQIIMFGMGTAMSLRDFYGVIKMPMGVLTGVLCHFTIMPFIGWGLAHLFKFPPEIAAGVVLIGTVPCGMASNVISYLAKANLALSVTLTAISTMLAPFVTPLLMRWLAGSYIDISVTHMMWDIFKMVILPVAAGLVFNHFLSGRAKWLDNVMPKISMAAIGFIIVIITAHGRDSLLDVGLLLILSSLIHNLSGYGLGYWLCKLIRMKEQDCRTIAIEVGMQNGGLASAIAKSMGKIATVGLAPAVFGPLMNVTGSLLASWWHRHPPEE, encoded by the coding sequence GTGTATACGTTAATGATCTTTGCCGCTGTGACAACTTCGCTATACTATCCGCAATATTTTACCCATGTTGGGGATTACGACCTTGCAAAACTAATCACACCTTTATTACAGATCATCATGTTCGGCATGGGAACAGCCATGAGTCTCCGTGATTTTTATGGTGTGATCAAAATGCCTATGGGTGTACTGACAGGTGTACTTTGTCATTTCACGATCATGCCTTTCATTGGCTGGGGGCTGGCGCATCTCTTTAAGTTTCCCCCGGAAATCGCTGCAGGCGTGGTATTGATAGGCACCGTGCCTTGTGGCATGGCGTCGAACGTCATCTCTTACCTGGCAAAAGCGAACCTCGCATTGTCAGTAACACTTACGGCTATTTCCACGATGCTGGCGCCTTTCGTGACACCATTGCTCATGCGCTGGCTGGCGGGAAGTTATATTGATATCAGCGTCACTCATATGATGTGGGACATCTTTAAAATGGTGATCCTGCCGGTGGCAGCGGGCCTGGTCTTCAATCATTTTTTGAGTGGCAGGGCGAAATGGCTGGACAATGTGATGCCTAAGATCTCCATGGCTGCCATTGGATTTATCATTGTGATCATTACTGCCCATGGGCGGGATAGCTTGCTGGATGTAGGTTTATTATTGATACTTAGTTCACTGATACACAATTTATCAGGTTATGGACTGGGTTACTGGTTGTGTAAGCTGATCCGGATGAAGGAGCAGGATTGCCGTACCATAGCGATAGAAGTAGGAATGCAAAATGGAGGGTTGGCATCTGCGATAGCGAAAAGTATGGGTAAGATAGCAACGGTAGGGTTGGCGCCGGCCGTGTTCGGCCCGTTGATGAATGTAACGGGGTCTTTGCTGGCCAGCTGGTGGCATAGGCATCCCCCTGAAGAATAA